Proteins found in one Canis aureus isolate CA01 chromosome 19, VMU_Caureus_v.1.0, whole genome shotgun sequence genomic segment:
- the LOC144290500 gene encoding uncharacterized protein LOC144290500 isoform X2, with the protein MEVSQTGGREETLTTAQDTVAFEDVTVKFTMEEWALLDHSQKKLYRDVMQETFRNLASIVCMSEEKWKIHDSEDQDENHETNLSQMVERLSKSKECNQYEEIFSQIPYHNRKKKTFTGIKLHKCTLCGQVFMYHSTFNKHMKSHTGHKPYEYQECEEKPYKCKECGKSFKHRQSIRMHEKTHTGQRPYECRHCGKAFICRNYFQIHERAHSGEKPYKCIKCDKTFSYSSNLRKHERTHIGEKPSECKQCGKAFSGLRSFRIHERIHSAKKPKECTKCGKTFSYSSNLHKHERSHNGEKPCECKEGGKALRSVTKFRRYMIKQNGDGLYECKECGKAFRCPKNCRSHEMTHSGVKPYECKECGKAFSSPRSLGKHRRIHTARKPHECKECGKAFRYPSSLRNHERTHTGEKPYKCKECGKAFSCPNYFRIHERTHTGVKPYECKQCGKAFSCPQSFRIHEKTHSAEKPYECIKCGKVFRYSSNLRKHERSHTDDKRYECKLCGKAFSSHYYVQKHERTHTGEKPYECKECGKGFIFRSGVQSHMVIHTGDGPYKCKKCKKAFISPSSLRTHERTHTGEKPYQCKTCSKAFSLINSLRNHERTHMRESL; encoded by the exons GACACAGTGGCCTTTGAGGATGTAACTGTGAAGTTCACCATGGAGGAGTGGGCTCTCCTGGATCACTCCCAGAAGAAACTCTACAGAGATGTGATGCAGGAAACCTTCAGGAACCTGGCCTCAATAG TGTGTATgtcagaagaaaaatggaaaatccaTGACAGTGAAGATCAGGATGAAAATCATGAGACAAATCTAAG TCAAATGGTAGAAAGACTCAGTAAAAGTAAAGAATGTAATCAGTATGAAGAAATCTTCAGCCAGATCCCATATCATAATCGGAAGAAGAAAACTTTTACTGGAATAAAACTACATAAATGCACTTTATGTGGACAAGTATTCATGTATCATTCAACCTTTAACAAGCACATGAAATCTCACACTGGACACAAACCATATGAATATCAGGAATGTGAAGAGAAGCCTtataaatgtaaggaatgtggaaaaTCCTTCAAGCATCGCCAGTCCATTCGAATGCATGAAAAGACACACACTGGACAGAGGCCCTATGAATGTAGACACTGTGGAAAAGCTTTCATTTGTCGCAATTACTTTCAAATTCATGAAAGGGCACACAGCGGGGAAAAGCCctacaaatgtataaaatgtgaTAAAACCTTTAGTTATTCAAGTAACTTACGTAAACATGAAAGGACTCATATTGGAGAGAAACCTAGTGAATGTAAGCAATGTGGTAAAGCTTTCAGTGGTCTCAGGTCCTTTCGAATACATGAAAGGATACACAGTGCAAAAAAGCCTAAGGAATGTACAAAATGTGGTAAAACCTTCAGTTACTCAAGTAATTTACATAAACATGAAAGAAGTCATAATGGGGAGAAACCCTGTGAATGTAAGGAAGGTGGGAAAGCCTTGCGTTCTGTTACCAAATTTCGAAGATACATGATCAAGCAAAATGGAGATGGACTTTATGAATGTAAggagtgtgggaaagccttcaggtGTCCCAAAAACTGTCGTAGTCATGAAATGACACATAGTGGAGTAAAGCCCTATGAATgcaaggaatgtgggaaagctttcagttCACCCAGGTCCCTTGGGAAACATAGAAGAATTCATACTGCAAGGAAGCCtcatgaatgtaaggaatgtggtaAAGCTTTCCGTTATCCCAGTTCCCTTCGAAATCATGAAAGAACCCATACTGGGGAGAAACCTTATAagtgtaaggaatgtgggaaagctttcagttGTCCCAATTACTTTCGAATTCATGAAAGAACTCACACGGGAGTAAAACCATATGAATGTAAGCAAtgtggaaaagctttcagttgTCCCCAGTCCTTTCGGATACATGAAAAGACACATAGTGCAgaaaaaccctatgaatgtatAAAATGTGGCAAAGTCTTCAGATATTCTAGTAACTTACGCAAACATGAGAGATCTCATACTGATGATAAACGCTATGAATGTAAACTATGTGGTAAAGCCTTCAGCAGTCACTATTATGTTCAAAAACATGAAAGAactcacactggagaaaaaccttatgaatgtaaagaatgtgggaaaggCTTCATTTTCCGCTCAGGTGTTCAGTCACACATGGTAATCCACACCGGAGATGGACCTTATAAATGTAAGAAATGTaagaaagcatttatttctcccagttcaTTACGAACACATGAAAgaactcacactggagagaaaccttatcaATGTAAAACTTGTAGTAAAGCTTTcagtcttattaattctttacGAAATCATGAAAGAACTCATATGAGAGAAAGTCTGTGA
- the LOC144290500 gene encoding uncharacterized protein LOC144290500 isoform X3: protein MEDTVAFEDVTVKFTMEEWALLDHSQKKLYRDVMQETFRNLASIVCMSEEKWKIHDSEDQDENHETNLSSQMVERLSKSKECNQYEEIFSQIPYHNRKKKTFTGIKLHKCTLCGQVFMYHSTFNKHMKSHTGHKPYEYQECEEKPYKCKECGKSFKHRQSIRMHEKTHTGQRPYECRHCGKAFICRNYFQIHERAHSGEKPYKCIKCDKTFSYSSNLRKHERTHIGEKPSECKQCGKAFSGLRSFRIHERIHSAKKPKECTKCGKTFSYSSNLHKHERSHNGEKPCECKEGGKALRSVTKFRRYMIKQNGDGLYECKECGKAFRCPKNCRSHEMTHSGVKPYECKECGKAFSSPRSLGKHRRIHTARKPHECKECGKAFRYPSSLRNHERTHTGEKPYKCKECGKAFSCPNYFRIHERTHTGVKPYECKQCGKAFSCPQSFRIHEKTHSAEKPYECIKCGKVFRYSSNLRKHERSHTDDKRYECKLCGKAFSSHYYVQKHERTHTGEKPYECKECGKGFIFRSGVQSHMVIHTGDGPYKCKKCKKAFISPSSLRTHERTHTGEKPYQCKTCSKAFSLINSLRNHERTHMRESL from the exons GACACAGTGGCCTTTGAGGATGTAACTGTGAAGTTCACCATGGAGGAGTGGGCTCTCCTGGATCACTCCCAGAAGAAACTCTACAGAGATGTGATGCAGGAAACCTTCAGGAACCTGGCCTCAATAG TGTGTATgtcagaagaaaaatggaaaatccaTGACAGTGAAGATCAGGATGAAAATCATGAGACAAATCTAAG CAGTCAAATGGTAGAAAGACTCAGTAAAAGTAAAGAATGTAATCAGTATGAAGAAATCTTCAGCCAGATCCCATATCATAATCGGAAGAAGAAAACTTTTACTGGAATAAAACTACATAAATGCACTTTATGTGGACAAGTATTCATGTATCATTCAACCTTTAACAAGCACATGAAATCTCACACTGGACACAAACCATATGAATATCAGGAATGTGAAGAGAAGCCTtataaatgtaaggaatgtggaaaaTCCTTCAAGCATCGCCAGTCCATTCGAATGCATGAAAAGACACACACTGGACAGAGGCCCTATGAATGTAGACACTGTGGAAAAGCTTTCATTTGTCGCAATTACTTTCAAATTCATGAAAGGGCACACAGCGGGGAAAAGCCctacaaatgtataaaatgtgaTAAAACCTTTAGTTATTCAAGTAACTTACGTAAACATGAAAGGACTCATATTGGAGAGAAACCTAGTGAATGTAAGCAATGTGGTAAAGCTTTCAGTGGTCTCAGGTCCTTTCGAATACATGAAAGGATACACAGTGCAAAAAAGCCTAAGGAATGTACAAAATGTGGTAAAACCTTCAGTTACTCAAGTAATTTACATAAACATGAAAGAAGTCATAATGGGGAGAAACCCTGTGAATGTAAGGAAGGTGGGAAAGCCTTGCGTTCTGTTACCAAATTTCGAAGATACATGATCAAGCAAAATGGAGATGGACTTTATGAATGTAAggagtgtgggaaagccttcaggtGTCCCAAAAACTGTCGTAGTCATGAAATGACACATAGTGGAGTAAAGCCCTATGAATgcaaggaatgtgggaaagctttcagttCACCCAGGTCCCTTGGGAAACATAGAAGAATTCATACTGCAAGGAAGCCtcatgaatgtaaggaatgtggtaAAGCTTTCCGTTATCCCAGTTCCCTTCGAAATCATGAAAGAACCCATACTGGGGAGAAACCTTATAagtgtaaggaatgtgggaaagctttcagttGTCCCAATTACTTTCGAATTCATGAAAGAACTCACACGGGAGTAAAACCATATGAATGTAAGCAAtgtggaaaagctttcagttgTCCCCAGTCCTTTCGGATACATGAAAAGACACATAGTGCAgaaaaaccctatgaatgtatAAAATGTGGCAAAGTCTTCAGATATTCTAGTAACTTACGCAAACATGAGAGATCTCATACTGATGATAAACGCTATGAATGTAAACTATGTGGTAAAGCCTTCAGCAGTCACTATTATGTTCAAAAACATGAAAGAactcacactggagaaaaaccttatgaatgtaaagaatgtgggaaaggCTTCATTTTCCGCTCAGGTGTTCAGTCACACATGGTAATCCACACCGGAGATGGACCTTATAAATGTAAGAAATGTaagaaagcatttatttctcccagttcaTTACGAACACATGAAAgaactcacactggagagaaaccttatcaATGTAAAACTTGTAGTAAAGCTTTcagtcttattaattctttacGAAATCATGAAAGAACTCATATGAGAGAAAGTCTGTGA
- the LOC144290500 gene encoding uncharacterized protein LOC144290500 isoform X4, translating to MDTVAFEDVTVKFTMEEWALLDHSQKKLYRDVMQETFRNLASIVCMSEEKWKIHDSEDQDENHETNLSSQMVERLSKSKECNQYEEIFSQIPYHNRKKKTFTGIKLHKCTLCGQVFMYHSTFNKHMKSHTGHKPYEYQECEEKPYKCKECGKSFKHRQSIRMHEKTHTGQRPYECRHCGKAFICRNYFQIHERAHSGEKPYKCIKCDKTFSYSSNLRKHERTHIGEKPSECKQCGKAFSGLRSFRIHERIHSAKKPKECTKCGKTFSYSSNLHKHERSHNGEKPCECKEGGKALRSVTKFRRYMIKQNGDGLYECKECGKAFRCPKNCRSHEMTHSGVKPYECKECGKAFSSPRSLGKHRRIHTARKPHECKECGKAFRYPSSLRNHERTHTGEKPYKCKECGKAFSCPNYFRIHERTHTGVKPYECKQCGKAFSCPQSFRIHEKTHSAEKPYECIKCGKVFRYSSNLRKHERSHTDDKRYECKLCGKAFSSHYYVQKHERTHTGEKPYECKECGKGFIFRSGVQSHMVIHTGDGPYKCKKCKKAFISPSSLRTHERTHTGEKPYQCKTCSKAFSLINSLRNHERTHMRESL from the exons GACACAGTGGCCTTTGAGGATGTAACTGTGAAGTTCACCATGGAGGAGTGGGCTCTCCTGGATCACTCCCAGAAGAAACTCTACAGAGATGTGATGCAGGAAACCTTCAGGAACCTGGCCTCAATAG TGTGTATgtcagaagaaaaatggaaaatccaTGACAGTGAAGATCAGGATGAAAATCATGAGACAAATCTAAG CAGTCAAATGGTAGAAAGACTCAGTAAAAGTAAAGAATGTAATCAGTATGAAGAAATCTTCAGCCAGATCCCATATCATAATCGGAAGAAGAAAACTTTTACTGGAATAAAACTACATAAATGCACTTTATGTGGACAAGTATTCATGTATCATTCAACCTTTAACAAGCACATGAAATCTCACACTGGACACAAACCATATGAATATCAGGAATGTGAAGAGAAGCCTtataaatgtaaggaatgtggaaaaTCCTTCAAGCATCGCCAGTCCATTCGAATGCATGAAAAGACACACACTGGACAGAGGCCCTATGAATGTAGACACTGTGGAAAAGCTTTCATTTGTCGCAATTACTTTCAAATTCATGAAAGGGCACACAGCGGGGAAAAGCCctacaaatgtataaaatgtgaTAAAACCTTTAGTTATTCAAGTAACTTACGTAAACATGAAAGGACTCATATTGGAGAGAAACCTAGTGAATGTAAGCAATGTGGTAAAGCTTTCAGTGGTCTCAGGTCCTTTCGAATACATGAAAGGATACACAGTGCAAAAAAGCCTAAGGAATGTACAAAATGTGGTAAAACCTTCAGTTACTCAAGTAATTTACATAAACATGAAAGAAGTCATAATGGGGAGAAACCCTGTGAATGTAAGGAAGGTGGGAAAGCCTTGCGTTCTGTTACCAAATTTCGAAGATACATGATCAAGCAAAATGGAGATGGACTTTATGAATGTAAggagtgtgggaaagccttcaggtGTCCCAAAAACTGTCGTAGTCATGAAATGACACATAGTGGAGTAAAGCCCTATGAATgcaaggaatgtgggaaagctttcagttCACCCAGGTCCCTTGGGAAACATAGAAGAATTCATACTGCAAGGAAGCCtcatgaatgtaaggaatgtggtaAAGCTTTCCGTTATCCCAGTTCCCTTCGAAATCATGAAAGAACCCATACTGGGGAGAAACCTTATAagtgtaaggaatgtgggaaagctttcagttGTCCCAATTACTTTCGAATTCATGAAAGAACTCACACGGGAGTAAAACCATATGAATGTAAGCAAtgtggaaaagctttcagttgTCCCCAGTCCTTTCGGATACATGAAAAGACACATAGTGCAgaaaaaccctatgaatgtatAAAATGTGGCAAAGTCTTCAGATATTCTAGTAACTTACGCAAACATGAGAGATCTCATACTGATGATAAACGCTATGAATGTAAACTATGTGGTAAAGCCTTCAGCAGTCACTATTATGTTCAAAAACATGAAAGAactcacactggagaaaaaccttatgaatgtaaagaatgtgggaaaggCTTCATTTTCCGCTCAGGTGTTCAGTCACACATGGTAATCCACACCGGAGATGGACCTTATAAATGTAAGAAATGTaagaaagcatttatttctcccagttcaTTACGAACACATGAAAgaactcacactggagagaaaccttatcaATGTAAAACTTGTAGTAAAGCTTTcagtcttattaattctttacGAAATCATGAAAGAACTCATATGAGAGAAAGTCTGTGA
- the LOC144290500 gene encoding uncharacterized protein LOC144290500 isoform X5 → MEEWALLDHSQKKLYRDVMQETFRNLASIVCMSEEKWKIHDSEDQDENHETNLSSQMVERLSKSKECNQYEEIFSQIPYHNRKKKTFTGIKLHKCTLCGQVFMYHSTFNKHMKSHTGHKPYEYQECEEKPYKCKECGKSFKHRQSIRMHEKTHTGQRPYECRHCGKAFICRNYFQIHERAHSGEKPYKCIKCDKTFSYSSNLRKHERTHIGEKPSECKQCGKAFSGLRSFRIHERIHSAKKPKECTKCGKTFSYSSNLHKHERSHNGEKPCECKEGGKALRSVTKFRRYMIKQNGDGLYECKECGKAFRCPKNCRSHEMTHSGVKPYECKECGKAFSSPRSLGKHRRIHTARKPHECKECGKAFRYPSSLRNHERTHTGEKPYKCKECGKAFSCPNYFRIHERTHTGVKPYECKQCGKAFSCPQSFRIHEKTHSAEKPYECIKCGKVFRYSSNLRKHERSHTDDKRYECKLCGKAFSSHYYVQKHERTHTGEKPYECKECGKGFIFRSGVQSHMVIHTGDGPYKCKKCKKAFISPSSLRTHERTHTGEKPYQCKTCSKAFSLINSLRNHERTHMRESL, encoded by the exons ATGGAGGAGTGGGCTCTCCTGGATCACTCCCAGAAGAAACTCTACAGAGATGTGATGCAGGAAACCTTCAGGAACCTGGCCTCAATAG TGTGTATgtcagaagaaaaatggaaaatccaTGACAGTGAAGATCAGGATGAAAATCATGAGACAAATCTAAG CAGTCAAATGGTAGAAAGACTCAGTAAAAGTAAAGAATGTAATCAGTATGAAGAAATCTTCAGCCAGATCCCATATCATAATCGGAAGAAGAAAACTTTTACTGGAATAAAACTACATAAATGCACTTTATGTGGACAAGTATTCATGTATCATTCAACCTTTAACAAGCACATGAAATCTCACACTGGACACAAACCATATGAATATCAGGAATGTGAAGAGAAGCCTtataaatgtaaggaatgtggaaaaTCCTTCAAGCATCGCCAGTCCATTCGAATGCATGAAAAGACACACACTGGACAGAGGCCCTATGAATGTAGACACTGTGGAAAAGCTTTCATTTGTCGCAATTACTTTCAAATTCATGAAAGGGCACACAGCGGGGAAAAGCCctacaaatgtataaaatgtgaTAAAACCTTTAGTTATTCAAGTAACTTACGTAAACATGAAAGGACTCATATTGGAGAGAAACCTAGTGAATGTAAGCAATGTGGTAAAGCTTTCAGTGGTCTCAGGTCCTTTCGAATACATGAAAGGATACACAGTGCAAAAAAGCCTAAGGAATGTACAAAATGTGGTAAAACCTTCAGTTACTCAAGTAATTTACATAAACATGAAAGAAGTCATAATGGGGAGAAACCCTGTGAATGTAAGGAAGGTGGGAAAGCCTTGCGTTCTGTTACCAAATTTCGAAGATACATGATCAAGCAAAATGGAGATGGACTTTATGAATGTAAggagtgtgggaaagccttcaggtGTCCCAAAAACTGTCGTAGTCATGAAATGACACATAGTGGAGTAAAGCCCTATGAATgcaaggaatgtgggaaagctttcagttCACCCAGGTCCCTTGGGAAACATAGAAGAATTCATACTGCAAGGAAGCCtcatgaatgtaaggaatgtggtaAAGCTTTCCGTTATCCCAGTTCCCTTCGAAATCATGAAAGAACCCATACTGGGGAGAAACCTTATAagtgtaaggaatgtgggaaagctttcagttGTCCCAATTACTTTCGAATTCATGAAAGAACTCACACGGGAGTAAAACCATATGAATGTAAGCAAtgtggaaaagctttcagttgTCCCCAGTCCTTTCGGATACATGAAAAGACACATAGTGCAgaaaaaccctatgaatgtatAAAATGTGGCAAAGTCTTCAGATATTCTAGTAACTTACGCAAACATGAGAGATCTCATACTGATGATAAACGCTATGAATGTAAACTATGTGGTAAAGCCTTCAGCAGTCACTATTATGTTCAAAAACATGAAAGAactcacactggagaaaaaccttatgaatgtaaagaatgtgggaaaggCTTCATTTTCCGCTCAGGTGTTCAGTCACACATGGTAATCCACACCGGAGATGGACCTTATAAATGTAAGAAATGTaagaaagcatttatttctcccagttcaTTACGAACACATGAAAgaactcacactggagagaaaccttatcaATGTAAAACTTGTAGTAAAGCTTTcagtcttattaattctttacGAAATCATGAAAGAACTCATATGAGAGAAAGTCTGTGA
- the LOC144290500 gene encoding uncharacterized protein LOC144290500 isoform X1 has protein sequence MEVSQTGGREETLTTAQDTVAFEDVTVKFTMEEWALLDHSQKKLYRDVMQETFRNLASIVCMSEEKWKIHDSEDQDENHETNLSSQMVERLSKSKECNQYEEIFSQIPYHNRKKKTFTGIKLHKCTLCGQVFMYHSTFNKHMKSHTGHKPYEYQECEEKPYKCKECGKSFKHRQSIRMHEKTHTGQRPYECRHCGKAFICRNYFQIHERAHSGEKPYKCIKCDKTFSYSSNLRKHERTHIGEKPSECKQCGKAFSGLRSFRIHERIHSAKKPKECTKCGKTFSYSSNLHKHERSHNGEKPCECKEGGKALRSVTKFRRYMIKQNGDGLYECKECGKAFRCPKNCRSHEMTHSGVKPYECKECGKAFSSPRSLGKHRRIHTARKPHECKECGKAFRYPSSLRNHERTHTGEKPYKCKECGKAFSCPNYFRIHERTHTGVKPYECKQCGKAFSCPQSFRIHEKTHSAEKPYECIKCGKVFRYSSNLRKHERSHTDDKRYECKLCGKAFSSHYYVQKHERTHTGEKPYECKECGKGFIFRSGVQSHMVIHTGDGPYKCKKCKKAFISPSSLRTHERTHTGEKPYQCKTCSKAFSLINSLRNHERTHMRESL, from the exons GACACAGTGGCCTTTGAGGATGTAACTGTGAAGTTCACCATGGAGGAGTGGGCTCTCCTGGATCACTCCCAGAAGAAACTCTACAGAGATGTGATGCAGGAAACCTTCAGGAACCTGGCCTCAATAG TGTGTATgtcagaagaaaaatggaaaatccaTGACAGTGAAGATCAGGATGAAAATCATGAGACAAATCTAAG CAGTCAAATGGTAGAAAGACTCAGTAAAAGTAAAGAATGTAATCAGTATGAAGAAATCTTCAGCCAGATCCCATATCATAATCGGAAGAAGAAAACTTTTACTGGAATAAAACTACATAAATGCACTTTATGTGGACAAGTATTCATGTATCATTCAACCTTTAACAAGCACATGAAATCTCACACTGGACACAAACCATATGAATATCAGGAATGTGAAGAGAAGCCTtataaatgtaaggaatgtggaaaaTCCTTCAAGCATCGCCAGTCCATTCGAATGCATGAAAAGACACACACTGGACAGAGGCCCTATGAATGTAGACACTGTGGAAAAGCTTTCATTTGTCGCAATTACTTTCAAATTCATGAAAGGGCACACAGCGGGGAAAAGCCctacaaatgtataaaatgtgaTAAAACCTTTAGTTATTCAAGTAACTTACGTAAACATGAAAGGACTCATATTGGAGAGAAACCTAGTGAATGTAAGCAATGTGGTAAAGCTTTCAGTGGTCTCAGGTCCTTTCGAATACATGAAAGGATACACAGTGCAAAAAAGCCTAAGGAATGTACAAAATGTGGTAAAACCTTCAGTTACTCAAGTAATTTACATAAACATGAAAGAAGTCATAATGGGGAGAAACCCTGTGAATGTAAGGAAGGTGGGAAAGCCTTGCGTTCTGTTACCAAATTTCGAAGATACATGATCAAGCAAAATGGAGATGGACTTTATGAATGTAAggagtgtgggaaagccttcaggtGTCCCAAAAACTGTCGTAGTCATGAAATGACACATAGTGGAGTAAAGCCCTATGAATgcaaggaatgtgggaaagctttcagttCACCCAGGTCCCTTGGGAAACATAGAAGAATTCATACTGCAAGGAAGCCtcatgaatgtaaggaatgtggtaAAGCTTTCCGTTATCCCAGTTCCCTTCGAAATCATGAAAGAACCCATACTGGGGAGAAACCTTATAagtgtaaggaatgtgggaaagctttcagttGTCCCAATTACTTTCGAATTCATGAAAGAACTCACACGGGAGTAAAACCATATGAATGTAAGCAAtgtggaaaagctttcagttgTCCCCAGTCCTTTCGGATACATGAAAAGACACATAGTGCAgaaaaaccctatgaatgtatAAAATGTGGCAAAGTCTTCAGATATTCTAGTAACTTACGCAAACATGAGAGATCTCATACTGATGATAAACGCTATGAATGTAAACTATGTGGTAAAGCCTTCAGCAGTCACTATTATGTTCAAAAACATGAAAGAactcacactggagaaaaaccttatgaatgtaaagaatgtgggaaaggCTTCATTTTCCGCTCAGGTGTTCAGTCACACATGGTAATCCACACCGGAGATGGACCTTATAAATGTAAGAAATGTaagaaagcatttatttctcccagttcaTTACGAACACATGAAAgaactcacactggagagaaaccttatcaATGTAAAACTTGTAGTAAAGCTTTcagtcttattaattctttacGAAATCATGAAAGAACTCATATGAGAGAAAGTCTGTGA